From a region of the Chthonomonas sp. genome:
- a CDS encoding M28 family peptidase gives MRLRRWLSSCALLCAAQVWAQGDPGTIKVILSEGMDRNQAAVLLKELSYDIGPRLTGSKNLARGQQWAMQKLRSWGWQNVRLEKWGEVPFGFDRGPSSFGRMNQPVRWDLMFSSAAWMPGTDGPRKALTAIQPKSMAEFELRKDQLKGKWILMETAATMRGSRPLVPLTPELRTKNPALAALEDVEAALDKLGIAGKVFGGADKQNWVHTSGSWAPLVAGNAPKDTRVNIRFGDFRWIRRMTEAGRPVELEFNLDQYIGTKPVPQYNLVADWPGSSKADEWVMFGGHFDSWDGPGSQGTSDNGTGSSVSLEAARLIAMAKAKPVRSMRIILWSGEEQGLYGSAADAKKWDRQKLVAVFNEDSGSNYQSSLSVMPAWRPIIERALSDYAKAFPEQPIVVSDAGGQWMRGGGSDHASYLAQGIPAFAWGKTGPQTYRFIWHTANDRYTNAFLPGLRQMSVNTALLAYNVACAPEKLWRPEKWPLPAEPAPRSGGIAPEDEHDHEH, from the coding sequence ATGAGGCTTCGACGCTGGCTTTCGTCTTGTGCACTCCTGTGCGCGGCCCAAGTGTGGGCTCAGGGAGATCCGGGGACCATCAAGGTCATTCTCAGCGAGGGGATGGATCGTAACCAAGCGGCCGTCCTTCTGAAGGAGCTCTCCTACGACATTGGCCCGCGCCTCACTGGCTCGAAAAACCTGGCCCGCGGTCAGCAATGGGCGATGCAGAAGCTGCGCAGCTGGGGTTGGCAAAACGTGCGCCTGGAGAAGTGGGGGGAGGTCCCTTTTGGCTTCGACCGCGGACCGTCTTCGTTTGGCCGAATGAACCAACCGGTGCGGTGGGACCTCATGTTCAGCAGCGCCGCCTGGATGCCCGGCACTGACGGCCCGCGCAAAGCCCTGACGGCCATCCAACCGAAGTCCATGGCCGAGTTTGAGCTCCGCAAGGACCAGCTGAAGGGGAAGTGGATTCTCATGGAGACGGCGGCGACGATGCGCGGCTCCCGGCCGCTGGTACCGCTGACGCCAGAGCTTCGCACCAAGAACCCTGCGCTCGCTGCGCTTGAGGACGTCGAAGCGGCACTGGACAAGCTCGGCATTGCTGGCAAGGTCTTCGGCGGGGCGGACAAACAGAACTGGGTGCACACGAGTGGTTCGTGGGCACCATTGGTCGCTGGCAACGCCCCGAAGGACACGCGCGTCAACATCCGATTCGGAGACTTCCGGTGGATCCGACGCATGACCGAGGCCGGCCGTCCGGTGGAGCTCGAGTTCAACCTCGATCAGTACATTGGGACCAAGCCCGTGCCCCAGTACAATCTGGTGGCCGATTGGCCCGGCAGTTCGAAGGCGGACGAATGGGTGATGTTTGGGGGGCACTTCGACAGCTGGGACGGCCCGGGATCGCAGGGGACCAGCGACAATGGAACCGGCTCGAGCGTGAGCCTGGAGGCTGCGCGCCTGATCGCGATGGCCAAAGCGAAGCCCGTCCGGTCGATGCGGATCATCCTCTGGAGCGGGGAAGAGCAGGGCCTGTATGGCAGCGCCGCCGATGCAAAGAAGTGGGATCGGCAGAAGCTTGTGGCCGTCTTCAACGAGGATTCGGGTTCGAACTACCAGTCCTCGCTCAGCGTGATGCCTGCTTGGAGGCCCATCATCGAGCGCGCCCTGTCGGACTACGCCAAGGCGTTTCCGGAGCAGCCCATTGTGGTGAGCGACGCGGGCGGTCAGTGGATGCGAGGCGGGGGAAGTGACCACGCTTCCTACTTGGCCCAGGGGATCCCCGCGTTCGCGTGGGGCAAGACTGGTCCACAGACGTACCGGTTCATCTGGCACACGGCTAACGACCGCTATACGAACGCATTCCTTCCCGGATTGAGGCAGATGTCGGTGAATACGGCTCTGCTGGCTTACAACGTGGCTTGTGCCCCCGAGAAGCTGTGGAGGCCAGAGAAGTGGCCCCTACCGGCTGAGCCGGCTCCACGCTCCGGCGGCATCGCGCCTGAGGACGAGCACGATCACGAGCACTAG
- the leuD gene encoding 3-isopropylmalate dehydratase small subunit produces the protein MSGFSTHTGTLAVLPGDHVDTDRIIPARFLSKVSKAGYGELAFADVRGGDFALDQPEALGASILVVGTNFGCGSSREHAVWAIQQAGFSVIIARTTSETAGYSDIFRQNAANCGLLLLELDESPHAKFVAAGSGATSTVDLENCRIELGSETIPFRVLEATRLQIIRGLDLIGTTLEHGAAIDAFEKNMVTFVPAKESLV, from the coding sequence ATGAGCGGGTTTAGCACGCACACGGGCACCTTGGCAGTCCTGCCTGGTGATCATGTCGACACCGACCGAATCATTCCGGCCCGATTCCTCAGCAAAGTCTCGAAGGCGGGCTACGGCGAACTGGCGTTTGCGGACGTGCGGGGCGGGGACTTCGCCTTGGACCAGCCCGAGGCGCTGGGAGCATCGATCCTCGTGGTTGGCACCAACTTCGGCTGCGGATCCTCCCGCGAGCACGCCGTCTGGGCGATCCAGCAGGCGGGGTTCAGTGTGATCATCGCCCGTACGACCTCCGAGACCGCTGGCTACAGCGACATCTTCCGTCAGAACGCAGCCAATTGCGGCTTGCTGTTGCTTGAGCTCGACGAATCGCCACATGCAAAGTTCGTTGCAGCAGGCTCAGGCGCAACCTCGACCGTGGACCTTGAGAATTGCAGGATTGAGCTTGGGAGCGAGACCATCCCCTTCCGGGTCTTGGAGGCGACACGACTACAGATCATTCGCGGATTGGACCTCATTGGTACGACGCTGGAACATGGTGCCGCTATCGATGCGTTTGAGAAGAACATGGTGACTTTTGTCCCCGCTAAGGAATCGCTCGTATGA
- the trpE gene encoding anthranilate synthase component I, whose translation MVTPNREKFLELSAQNRPIPIVADMLADMETPLSTYWKLAHDAIHSFLLESVTGGEQVARYSFIGARPKSVLRSKNGQLTTKTPTSSVTTALELGQDPLHALAHAMPPPAVAMEGLPKLIGGAVGFLAYDFIRYLEEIGDSTVDDLQMDDMAMMLCDEVVAFDHAKNLLRIIVLADPTPGGYDIAIARIEATKARISSTPPPLPSLSTTAAPVTANMTQAQFEANVSRAIEYISQGDGVQMVPSQRFETSNQAHPVTLYRCLRSLNPSPYMFIYRFGDFDVVGASPELQVGLEGRVARVRPIAGTRWRGADAAEDQRLAEELLADEKERAEHVMLVDLGRNDLGRVCEYGSVKVGELMVVERYSHVMHIVSEVTGTLRPDLDAFDLIRATFPAGTVSGAPKIRAMQVIEELEPTRRGLYAGAVGYISATGDLDTAIALRTVLLKNGKAYVQAGGGVVVDSDTTYEYNESCNKARAALRAIEMAHTGELFA comes from the coding sequence ATGGTCACCCCAAACCGCGAGAAGTTCCTGGAGCTAAGCGCACAGAATCGGCCCATTCCTATCGTGGCCGACATGCTAGCCGACATGGAAACGCCGCTCAGCACCTACTGGAAACTCGCGCACGATGCCATTCACAGTTTTCTCTTGGAGAGCGTCACAGGCGGCGAGCAAGTCGCGCGCTACTCGTTCATTGGCGCGCGTCCGAAGTCGGTCCTTCGCAGCAAGAACGGCCAACTGACTACCAAAACCCCGACGAGTTCGGTCACTACGGCGCTGGAGCTGGGGCAGGACCCGCTTCACGCGCTTGCGCACGCGATGCCACCCCCTGCCGTGGCAATGGAAGGACTCCCGAAGCTGATCGGCGGCGCAGTTGGGTTCCTAGCGTACGACTTCATCCGCTATCTCGAAGAGATCGGCGACAGTACGGTGGACGACTTGCAAATGGACGACATGGCAATGATGCTGTGCGACGAAGTCGTCGCCTTCGACCACGCCAAGAACCTTTTGCGCATCATTGTCCTTGCCGACCCAACGCCAGGTGGATACGATATCGCCATCGCTAGGATCGAAGCGACCAAGGCAAGAATCTCATCGACCCCTCCACCGCTTCCCAGCCTAAGCACAACCGCTGCGCCGGTGACCGCGAACATGACTCAGGCTCAATTCGAGGCCAATGTGTCCCGCGCGATTGAGTACATCTCGCAAGGAGACGGCGTCCAGATGGTCCCAAGCCAGCGTTTCGAAACATCCAACCAGGCACACCCGGTCACGCTATACCGATGCCTGCGCAGTCTCAACCCCTCGCCGTATATGTTCATCTACCGGTTCGGCGATTTCGATGTCGTCGGCGCATCACCCGAGTTGCAGGTCGGCCTTGAGGGCCGGGTGGCCCGAGTACGACCGATTGCTGGTACCCGCTGGCGCGGAGCCGACGCGGCCGAGGACCAACGCCTTGCGGAGGAACTCCTCGCGGACGAGAAGGAGCGCGCTGAGCACGTGATGCTCGTGGACCTCGGGAGGAACGATCTGGGCCGGGTGTGCGAATACGGCAGCGTCAAGGTCGGCGAGCTCATGGTGGTCGAGCGCTACAGCCACGTGATGCACATCGTCAGCGAAGTTACCGGGACCCTGCGGCCCGATCTCGACGCTTTCGACCTCATCCGCGCGACCTTTCCGGCTGGCACCGTCTCCGGAGCTCCCAAGATTCGCGCCATGCAGGTGATCGAAGAGCTCGAACCCACCCGGCGCGGGCTTTACGCAGGCGCGGTCGGCTACATCTCCGCAACGGGGGACTTGGATACCGCGATTGCGCTGCGCACGGTCCTACTCAAGAACGGCAAGGCGTACGTGCAAGCGGGTGG
- a CDS encoding DUF192 domain-containing protein, protein MKFLLPFVVAVLASGCQTEPEIAPVAAKPEPAAKTTEPAPAPPVAIKQEKPATPPATTTKSGRRVVTERIFQMDDLETVKVKLAGKTFTAFVTDTEMKMAEGMMYLKDSDVKDTECFIFVFPEPQDLGFWMRNTLIDLDIAYIKEDKTIRTIRTMKAHDETSVRSNGEVLYAIEFKAGTLKKIGAKVGMPVEIPASVRFKGPNQQ, encoded by the coding sequence ATGAAATTTTTGTTGCCTTTCGTCGTCGCCGTTCTGGCCTCCGGTTGTCAGACTGAGCCCGAGATTGCGCCTGTCGCGGCGAAACCCGAGCCCGCTGCGAAAACAACTGAACCCGCACCTGCGCCCCCAGTCGCGATCAAGCAAGAGAAACCCGCCACTCCCCCGGCGACCACCACCAAGTCCGGGCGACGGGTTGTCACCGAACGCATCTTCCAGATGGACGACTTGGAAACGGTGAAGGTGAAGCTCGCTGGCAAGACGTTCACCGCATTCGTCACCGACACCGAAATGAAGATGGCGGAAGGCATGATGTACCTCAAGGACTCGGACGTGAAGGATACGGAGTGCTTCATCTTCGTGTTTCCCGAGCCGCAAGATCTAGGATTCTGGATGCGCAACACGCTCATCGACCTCGATATCGCCTACATCAAGGAGGATAAGACGATTCGAACGATCCGCACGATGAAGGCGCACGATGAGACCTCTGTTCGGTCGAATGGAGAGGTGCTCTATGCCATCGAATTCAAAGCCGGGACGCTCAAAAAGATAGGGGCAAAGGTCGGCATGCCGGTCGAGATCCCGGCTTCCGTCCGCTTCAAAGGTCCAAACCAGCAGTGA
- a CDS encoding cell division protein SepF has product MEELELHERPGFFGRLREKLMGEEPIEDVAEMDLAPRRIALHTNYKYAVTVRRQIISFQDAVAAADGLKRGEQQVLNLTAADTALREKIKDFMCGVNYAEEGTWEELGDNIFLLCPPHATVEVAPASPRMAAVRN; this is encoded by the coding sequence ATGGAAGAGTTGGAACTGCATGAGCGACCGGGCTTTTTTGGCCGACTGCGCGAGAAACTGATGGGCGAAGAGCCAATCGAAGACGTCGCAGAAATGGATCTCGCTCCTCGACGCATCGCCCTGCACACGAACTACAAATACGCTGTGACTGTGCGTCGCCAGATCATCTCTTTCCAAGATGCCGTAGCCGCCGCGGATGGTCTCAAGCGCGGCGAGCAGCAAGTGCTGAATCTGACGGCGGCCGATACCGCTTTGCGCGAGAAAATTAAGGACTTTATGTGCGGCGTGAACTATGCCGAGGAAGGGACCTGGGAAGAGTTGGGCGACAACATTTTCTTGCTATGCCCACCCCACGCGACAGTCGAGGTCGCACCGGCGTCGCCCCGAATGGCAGCGGTCCGAAACTAA
- a CDS encoding segregation/condensation protein A codes for MSSESTHIQKLTRLGFASEPPITVECEAFSGSLGMLLNSVRNQRVDLLGVPLLPICEAYFSYLLGRADHDQDLEEAGSALVALSFLVERKAWRLIPVPTLATEDLEEGSDFEYEASVHEYADAVECLSLWYQDREQRFFRTGGDETLYEVPYEMGAVTAGDLSRALERLLKRAVPERPEILNKPRRSLAQQMVEVAKVLPKEFRPLDEIVVGEFTRTEAVWWFLALLELIRLGQARVQLLGEDVLFAAGELPS; via the coding sequence GTGAGTTCTGAATCCACCCACATCCAAAAGCTGACTCGGCTGGGATTTGCTTCCGAGCCGCCGATAACGGTCGAGTGCGAAGCGTTTTCCGGGTCGCTGGGCATGCTGCTGAATAGCGTGCGGAACCAGCGGGTGGACCTGCTGGGTGTCCCGCTACTCCCGATATGTGAGGCGTACTTCTCTTACCTCCTGGGTCGGGCCGATCACGATCAAGATTTGGAGGAGGCGGGGTCTGCGCTCGTCGCTCTGAGCTTCCTGGTGGAGCGGAAGGCGTGGCGACTGATCCCGGTGCCAACTTTGGCCACTGAGGATCTGGAAGAGGGATCGGACTTCGAATACGAAGCAAGCGTGCATGAATATGCAGACGCAGTCGAGTGCCTGAGCCTCTGGTATCAGGATCGCGAGCAGCGGTTCTTCCGCACGGGCGGCGATGAAACGCTCTACGAGGTCCCGTACGAAATGGGTGCGGTCACGGCAGGCGATCTGTCGCGCGCGCTTGAGCGGCTGCTTAAGCGCGCGGTCCCCGAGCGCCCGGAGATCCTCAACAAGCCTCGGCGGTCGCTTGCCCAGCAAATGGTCGAGGTGGCCAAGGTCCTCCCCAAGGAGTTCAGGCCTCTGGACGAGATCGTCGTCGGCGAGTTCACCCGGACCGAGGCCGTGTGGTGGTTCTTGGCGCTGCTTGAGCTGATTCGTCTGGGCCAGGCGCGAGTCCAACTGCTGGGCGAGGACGTGCTGTTCGCGGCCGGGGAGTTGCCCTCCTGA
- a CDS encoding YggS family pyridoxal phosphate-dependent enzyme, with the protein MDASARLDEIRGRTRRAALRAGRDSDEVTLIAVSKTFPAEAILELYRAGQRDFGESRLQEWEQKRAALPTDIRWHFVGHLQSNKARRIADGASVIHSLGSESALVELEKRETKCDVLIEVNVASEPQKSGIFPEALDRFIDKVLECNEVCLKGLMTIGPSTRTAEESRPWFRLMNVLREGHPQLQWLSMGMSQDFEVAIEEGSTHIRVGSALFGRRP; encoded by the coding sequence GTGGACGCATCGGCACGACTGGATGAGATTCGTGGACGCACGCGGCGAGCGGCGTTGCGTGCGGGTCGCGACTCCGATGAAGTCACTCTCATCGCGGTCAGCAAGACGTTTCCAGCCGAAGCGATCTTAGAGCTTTACCGGGCTGGGCAACGCGACTTCGGGGAGAGTAGGTTGCAGGAGTGGGAGCAGAAGCGTGCGGCTTTACCGACCGACATTCGGTGGCATTTTGTGGGTCATCTGCAATCGAACAAGGCGCGGCGAATCGCGGACGGCGCCTCGGTTATTCACTCCTTGGGAAGCGAATCTGCGCTCGTGGAACTGGAAAAACGCGAAACCAAATGCGATGTTTTGATCGAAGTTAACGTAGCAAGTGAGCCGCAAAAATCAGGCATTTTTCCGGAGGCCCTTGACAGGTTCATCGATAAGGTCCTAGAATGCAATGAAGTCTGTCTGAAGGGATTGATGACCATCGGACCCTCCACGCGGACTGCGGAGGAATCTCGACCGTGGTTTCGGTTGATGAATGTGCTCAGGGAAGGGCACCCGCAGTTGCAGTGGCTAAGCATGGGGATGAGTCAAGACTTTGAGGTGGCGATCGAAGAAGGTTCGACGCACATCAGAGTGGGGTCAGCACTTTTCGGCCGGCGCCCTTGA